CCTGGTTGCCCTGGTTGCCTTGGTTACGCTGTTGCCAGCCACGGTTGGGGCTTGGGGTGCGCATGCGAGGGGGCGGGACTTGGAATGGAAGGGGCAAAAGAGCAGGAGGAGGCGAAGGAGAAGCTTTACCCTCCattcctcctccctcctccttctgcTCCCCCCCACCTCCCCCTTCCTCTAAACCCAGAGCCTGCAGGGCGGCGCTAGCTGGTCCCCATGACAGCCTGTGGGCCGGGTTACTCTTGAAGGGGAACTTGAGTTTGCACTCCTGAGGGGGGATGAAGCGTCCAGTCCCTGGGAGATGAACAGGGACGACAGGGGAGCTCTGACCTGGGGGAGAGAGGAGACGCAGGTTTGGTTACCTTCTGTTTAAATAGGAAGCCAATAGCAGTCTATTAGACTGTTTTATACCAGTTgtgtctagtcagcattctgGCACCCTTTACCCATCTTGGTACTATCAATGCCCACTGACTTACTACATACTAGAAATATTAACTACAAAAGCTTGTACgtatttaaatctgatttttttttacactttcttcagttttatttctaCCCTAACCTCGCTGCAACTCGCCACCATTCCTGAACACTGAACTCAGGGCGAACACTGAGAAGTCCGTCCCACCTTGGGTCTGGGTCTGCCCCCTCAGCTTCTTGGTGAtgttctgctgctgcaggttcAGGATTCTCTGCTGTTCCTGTTTAAGCCAGCGGAGGCGCCCCCTCCTGAACGCCGGGTCTTCGTCCATCAGCCGCTTCACTCTGACCTCCAGCTGCTGGGGGTTTTCTCCGTCTCCGCCCCCGTCTCTCTGAGGCGAGCCCTCCTCCTCCCCGTTCATGTCGTCCTGGAGATGAGAGCAGAGCAGCATCAGCACCAGTCTCGTCCTCTGAGAGACAGACATGGGGCTGATGTCTGTGGACCTACCTGGACAGGTATGATGCTCTCCATCTTGATCATTCGGTCCCTCAGAGCTTTGATTTCCTCGTCCTTCATGTTGTTCTGCAGCTTCACCTCCTGCAGGAGTCACACATGTTTAAACACCTCCTCTAACATCATGTTTCTCTCTTTACGGCGGAGACTCACCTCTAAAATATCCGTCAGTTTATCGATGTGAGCCTTCAGATCGTACacgttttttttctgtccttctcctttctctcctcctcctcctcctcctccaccttctccccctcctcctcctcctcctcctcccccctcctccgcTGGGGGGCTGCGCTCCTCTCCGATGCCCACTGTGTCACAGACGTCCTGGGACACGGCCCTCCAGCTCTCCTTCTCGTTGGCATCCTTCTTGGCGTACATGCGGCACAGCTCCTTCATCTTAACGATGGACAGCGCTTCGATCTCCTGACGGGAGTGACGGAAGTCTCCCAGAGCGACCTGCAGGGGGCGCCGCACACAGAGAGAGGTTAAAACTCCTGCAGACAAAGACACAGGAGTGGTAGATCACTGAAAGGATGAGTGGTGTTGGCGACCTCGTAGCAGATCTCCTTGACAGCCTGCATGCGGAGGTCCTCCATGGTGACCCGTTTAGGGTCCTTGCTGATTCGTCTCCTCTGAGGGATCTGATAAACCCGCAGAGGCTCTCTCCTCTTCCCGCTGCTGGGCAGACCGCAGCGCTTCACGATGGACTGAACCTACGGCATAAAGAGATGACATCATGTAGCCTAAAGACAGATCGACATTGTAAggtcatttttaacagcttttccccctcattatgagaagctcatccatgaaaccaaaacagtgtTCGGTAAATATGTTTTATGGAGGGAAGTTTTTGATGAACAGAGTCCTTTATAGGTTGTTTGCCGTCGCTAGAGCTCGGTGATGttggacaggaagtgaagaacagcagtgagggACCACTGTTAATGTGGGACAGTTAGAAATCTAGGTGGCCGGCATGCAGCAGTCATCAGAACATCGTGTACCTGATGGTCTCTACCGGACTGCACATCAATAAAAAGGTTAGAACTACGTCCTGGAGCTTAAACGCCTCTGCGAGGTTTACGACTGGTGGACTCTGAGAGTCTAGTGGCGGGTTTGCTCCGACTGAACCTTTACCTTGTTAGCGGGGAGTTTCTCTCTCAGCGAGGAGATGAGCCTCCAGCTCTCCTCACATGAACGTTTGTCAGAGTCGTCTCCACTGTCACTGTCAGCATACTGAGGACACAAACACTCATGATCAATGACTGTTATTGATTATAGATCAGCTGTTATGATCAAATGACAGACGTACCAGTCGGtgctgctccagcagcagatcGGCCTCCTCCTTCTCTTTACGATACTGAATCTCCATGTCCTGGAGTCTGCCAGAAAACAATCCATCAGTCCTCATCTGTCCATCAGCCATCATGAACATGTATCTagcattttcagatatttaaagaGAGTGCAACTGATTCCTTTGATAGAAAGTTTAAATTGATTACTGATCAGTTACTCATCATGTACCTCTTCTCCATCTCCAGCTTGATGTCGATGCCTTGTTTCTCCAGCAGCTCTCTCTGAGCGTAGTTCCAGTCCTCCGGCTCACTCTGCTGCTCCGCCGTGGCGCTGCGCTCTCGCTCCAGCCTCGCCTGCTCCGGGTGGTTAAACCGGAACACGTGGTTCTTCCCCATCACGATGCGGTTACCTACCAGCGCAGACAAACATTAgatgtaaaacagaaaaaggctaaataaaataaacaacatatttgacttttagttGAAGGTTCATTACATTTCATGTTTATTTGTCCAtaaaaaatgtctatttttagaACCCAATCACCAGCCTTGGACCAAGAACCCTCTCATAACTGAAGGAATTCttcttgttatttttctttcGTTTAATAAAGTGCTAATTCTGGGGGCTTCACATGACTATTTTAGTAGCTTTGTGCCTGTGCAACAAAAAAAGGGCTCCCCCTAGAAAGCTTTCTGGTTAGTCCCTGCTAATGGTTTGAGCCGGGTGCTTGAAACTCTCACACGTATGCATCCTGTCCAGAAAAACCAAAATTTAAATGTACAGGAGTTATGGTGTATTTTTGGCTGATTTACAGGTCTGACATCTGAAGGATCTCCTCTGAAGGActtcatctgattgactccagattCTTTCTGCTCATTCTAGACAAGTGGGAGATCTTTCGTTATGCATAGGTTCAGTCTGCGCCGTAGGGCGGGGCCACAGTCAGGTGCTAAAGTTAGAGAACGAATCTTGACACTGTGCCAAACATACATGTCATTTTAACTCTACAGTGGTTGTGTAGATCATTACAAAACTTTACAGCCATGGTAAGACTCCCAACCTGAACAGcattcatgttcagttttccccAACTGGTAGGGGGCATCACAGGAAGTGATCTGCCCCTTTAtactattttttatcattttcatccatttaagcatccttttgtcattaaatacaacttttttcctactttttgcccattcttgccacttctttttgccacttttttctgatttttgccctttttcacaatttttttgccactttttgcccattcaagcatccttttgtaattaaatacaacttttttcctactttttgcccatttttgccacttttttttcaatttttgccctttttcactgtttttttgccactttttcccatttaagcatccttttgttattaaataccacttttttcctactttttgcccattattgccacttttgactgcttttatctactcattttcttgccttgtttttgccaccttggCCCATTCGTTTGCcacctgtttttcattttttgtcacttctcacccatcttttttcactttttatccccatttttgctcatttccaccccttttttgttactttttgaccatttttgccatctttaacttatctTTATTGCTAccttaagctgtttttgctgcttttcacctcttagattgtggctcttgcagaggtatttttcaacagtttgagTCTTTGGTTGAGGaacgctgctttaaggattatcagagcagaataatcaggtagtattgatgataaattcattactgaaaccaaataactgattacctggtaaAGACGCATGTTTAGGAACATtagcagaccaaaatatcaaagatataaaactgttaaaaatatttagaattagacataaatatttgaaaatatggtgaagtttttttttgtatcttaaTCTCTTTGTGGGTGGGGTCCACTGAATGGATAATTTTCTCTTTGGGGTggctcactcacacacactttgaaaacccctgatctCAGGGACATAGACTGCAGACATGCCAAAGATGAAAATGTATTCACGACATTTTGGCTACTCAAAGGGCAGGGCCATAACCAACAGTCAAAGTTGGTTTTTTACTTCTTCTGCAGTGTGCAAACACCACAATGCTGACAGAGGTGCTAGTTGTTCCTGTTTTACATGGTCCTGTGTTCTTCTAACCACTCATGCACATTTATAGTTTACTTCAACactgtttattgtttttttaagagcTTTCCTGAAACTCCTGACGACTTCTGTTCAGGCTAGTTGCCAGTTTGAATCCTTAGAGTCTGACCTTGTTTAAGTATGACGGCCTCGGTGATCTGCTTCCCGTTAACGTACGTCTCTGCTCCGATCAGCGGCTCCAGGGTGACAACCactgcagacacagagagagcaCAACATCAGCTCCAGAAAGTTCTCTTCACGCGGCAAACTCTCAAACACGGAGAGGAGATGGGAGGGTGAGGAGATCGGGATCACAGGACGGGTGGGTGTGAACATCATCATGGAAACAGACTGTTAAAAAGATACCTGGAGGACTTCCTGGCAGCTTttacagagagagaagaagaaggagagtCACTGCTTTTACCAAACTCCTTAgttagatgttttatttatcatcGTGTTATATCACTCTGCCTAACAAAGGTTTCTGCTTCTCCTGGGGGATCCTGAGGATTTCCCAGACCAGATGGAGTATATTCTACCTCCAGTGGGTCTGCCATCATCCCAGTTAGATAAAGACCTCCACAGGGTTGTGACCTGGTGATACACTCATTAGATCAGATCCCCCAAATTTGATTCTGTTAGCTAGTGTTAGTTTTTAGGAAACCAAATCCAAGCTGAGTTGATAATAGTGAGCGGCAGTCACACGAGTTGACCACCAGAGGGCAGTCTGAGCATGCTTACTGCAGATGACAAAGCCAGAGAGAaaaatcagctgattgatgaccTGATCTGATCATTGGATGGAAAACGAGCCTTAAATTCgacagtatcatcagcatatatGTCATATAACCCGGTATAAATAAGAGGAAACTTCGCCGTCATGGTGATTACAAAGATCTCAGAGAACGGACAGAGCGCTGAGTGTCTCACCCTCGCCCTGCTCGTTGGTCTcgctcacaaacacacagtgaaTTTCTTTAATGAAGTCTCCGGAGAGTTTGATGTCCACGTCCTGCTGACCCACTCTGTGAAGAGACGAGAGGAACGACTTTTAAACATCGCCACAGAGAAAGGAAACGGCCAGCACATGATCAGTGATCGGTGAAAAACATCTGATTCTCTTTAGGAGTTTCCCCCTTCATTCactgattaaaaatataaacactgGTTGAGCTGCGGCAGAGTATTTATGACTGACCTGGTGAACCCCTCCTTAATGTAGTAGAGCAGACACTCGGACATCAGCGGGTCCTCGTTCAGGTTGACCAGGTGAGGCGTCTGAAACACCAGAGAACAAAATCAGACTGGAGGAGGAGGCATCTTTAACCTCAGGGAGGATTCACAGGCTGGggaattttaaattaaaacgtCCTTTAAGACCGCCGGGAAAATGCTAAAGGCAGACTTAATCCACACTAACTTATGGAAGCTTATTTCTGcacaaataaaagagaaaaatgtgaaagtaaggcaattctTAAAAAGAGAATCCTAAGAAatcattatgagataaaaagtcaaatttacgagacaaaaaagttaaaattaggagaaaaaataagtcaaaattatgagataaaaagttaaaattatgagataaaaaatgtcaaaattatgagataaaaaagacaaagtataagataaaaatgtaaaaattataagattaaaaaatgtcaaaattataggataaaaagatcaaaattatgagataaaaaatgtcaaaattatgagataaaaaagacaaagtataagataaaaatgtaaaaattataagattaaaaaatgtcaaaattataggataaaaaggtcaaaattatgagataaaaattctgagaaaaaagtgagTAGTCAGTAGTcagtaattttgactttttatctcatacttgACTTTagatacttttttcttttttttttatcagttgacttccacatttttttcaagtggcaaaactgggctcCCACACAAACTAGAATGTTGcagtagaaatgtgtttttatttgacctATTTGGTGTCTAACAACAAAGACTGCACCATAAATCACAGTTGTTTAGTCTCACAGTATGAGCTTCCATAATCTacacataaaaaaactgaatttacactcattaaaggggaaaatatttcaTGCATGAAGtgagggctgaacgatttgaaaaaaattatctaattgcaatttattCCCCCAATTCTGGGATCTAATCTGTGATTATCATTACGTTCGtcattgtatgtttttttttataaattcgAGTGATAAATCATTCCctattataacctacattcatTCAGGAGCCCTCGTCATACATTTCATTGTTAAATGAATGTACAGTTGTCAGagaggctctgctctaaagatgctgcCTGGGTCAGTCAGCATTTCAGCATGCTTTAGTTTTAAAGGAAGCGCAGCTAGAAACGCCCTCATGTGTGATTTTGTTCTTCATTATCACGCCATGTGTCGTGGTGGTGGTAGATTTATAAAAACGTTTAGCTTTGAGCAGCAACCTGGTTTAAGAAAACCTGGGTGAAAGAAGTTCTGTCTGATAAAGAGACGTCTGATTCAAACTCACCCCTTTAGGAGAGAAGACGCCCAGCGTTCCTCCGTCTTCTTTGATGGACACGCCCATCTCTGCCAGCAGGGACTCTCTGGACCATCGAGCACGGAGAGAGAGATTTAGTTAGATGtttaagtttgtgtttttaccttCCAGGATAGTTACAGCTCCCTCGTGAAGAGGATGATGACGACGATGACGATGCACTTCTACACCGCCACCATCGAGTCCATCCTCACTCCCACCGACCTGTACgtctccaggactctgaggtaAAATTGCAGCCAATCCCTCCCACCCCAGACGTGGACTTTTTTGAGGCCCTCCTTTCTGGCAGGAAGCTAaggtccatcaggaccaaaacctccCACCATGAGAACGGTTTCTTCCCCTCTGCTTGCAGGCTACTTAGCGGTACTCTGGCCCTCTCCCCTCCCCCTCTGACTCTCACTGAACCTCAGAACCATCAGAGAGAATAATGCATGTCTAAACAACATTAAGAGTTACATTACTGTAGACCGGACTTCATCCCGGCTGTTTACAGTTACACTCTTAAACCACACTTTAATGGAATCATCAGTGAACCTGCACATCTGTACAGTTTctccttttccacctctgtacGTACTTTTGTGACGTTTATactttaatttatatttttattttgctactttattttTCTATGGCAATCTATTGAAGTTAAGACTTTCATTCTTCTTCTATGGTGTCGGTTTTTACACCAAACCCAAAGTCAGATTCCATGTAGGTGAAAATGTTCCTGGCGATAAAACTGGACTCTGAATCTGAGCTGAAACCAGCAGAATAAAGCCAGTTAGCTAACTTCTGTTAACCGTAGTGATCTGGTAAAAATGCTGGTGCGTGTCTGACACGAGGGGAGCCTGAATGAACCTCCACGGTCTGACCTTACCTCTCCAGCCGTATCGATTCTGTCTTCCTCAGTTTCTCCTCCCACGTCTCATTCAGCTCTGCGATGATCTTCTCCGTCTCCTACAGACCAAACACAGACCAGACAGACAGGAGACGGCGTTAGAGTCCCAGCCTGAAGGACCAGTCCGCGATCAGGATCGTCAGAGTCTGACTCACCATCAGTCTTTCTGCCGCCTCCTCTTTACTGATCGTCTCTGTCGCCTCCTCGCCATCCTCGCCatcctccatcagctggtctgaGTTAGCTGGGGCGTCTCCGGTGGGGTTTGGCTTGGCTCctgacagagaaaaacatttagtaaaaatgggtagtaataacaataaaaaaaaaaataaatgacgacaaaaataaaataataatatgttaataataataatatcataataataattataattaataattataattataattattattataaaaattattttcataataatgatgattaaaatattatcattataagTAAAAGAGTTTTgataaaaagaataataataatgatataataataacaatataaaaaaatgtttaaataataataataccaataacaataatcaaaataataattattattattattataaaaatggtttgaataataataataataataataataataataataatatcaatgataataataataataataataataataataataataataataataataataatcattattattataatcaaaagtgttttgataaaaaagaatagtaataatagtaatataataataatataaaaaatgtttaaataataataataataataataccaataacaacaacaataataataataattattattataaaaaattgtattattattattactactactactactactatactactactactactaataatagaaattattattattattattataaaaattgttttaattataataataataatgacaataataatgatgaaatgtattgaaaacaatgtcatttttaacagtATCCTTCAAACATTCTAGGTTAAGGACatatttgtaatattttaaagtttaggTGATATGTctgtcttgttttatttaaat
This genomic stretch from Cheilinus undulatus linkage group 22, ASM1832078v1, whole genome shotgun sequence harbors:
- the kif1c gene encoding kinesin-like protein KIF1C isoform X2; this encodes MAGASVKVAVRVRPFNSRETGRNAKCVIQMQGNTTCISNPKQPKDAAKNFTFDYSYWSHTTADDPSFACQRQVYKDIGEEMLLHAFEGYNVCIFAYGQTGAGKSYTMMGKQEPGQEGIIPQLCEDLFQRTGENMDPDLTYSVEVSYMEIYCERVRDLLNPKSQGTLRVREHPILGPYVEDLSKLAVTGFSDIRDLMDAGNKARTVAATNMNETSSRSHAVFTIVFTQKRRDQMTSLDTEKVSKISLVDLAGSERADSSGAKGTRLKEGANINKSLTTLGKVISALAEMQSNKKRKSDFIPYRDSVLTWLLKENLGGNSRTAMIAALSPADINYEETLSTLRYADRAKQIRCNAVINEDPNAKLIRELKAEVERLRNLLFSQGLQELLDNALNNNNNGPATAATAIAPGVSTTPMQLTANGVAPGNGSAPPGAKPNPTGDAPANSDQLMEDGEDGEEATETISKEEAAERLMETEKIIAELNETWEEKLRKTESIRLERESLLAEMGVSIKEDGGTLGVFSPKGTPHLVNLNEDPLMSECLLYYIKEGFTRVGQQDVDIKLSGDFIKEIHCVFVSETNEQGEVVVTLEPLIGAETYVNGKQITEAVILKQGNRIVMGKNHVFRFNHPEQARLERERSATAEQQSEPEDWNYAQRELLEKQGIDIKLEMEKRLQDMEIQYRKEKEEADLLLEQHRLYADSDSGDDSDKRSCEESWRLISSLREKLPANKVQSIVKRCGLPSSGKRREPLRVYQIPQRRRISKDPKRVTMEDLRMQAVKEICYEVALGDFRHSRQEIEALSIVKMKELCRMYAKKDANEKESWRAVSQDVCDTVGIGEERSPPAEEGGGGGGGGGGEGGGGGGGGEKGEGQKKNVYDLKAHIDKLTDILEEVKLQNNMKDEEIKALRDRMIKMESIIPVQDDMNGEEEGSPQRDGGGDGENPQQLEVRVKRLMDEDPAFRRGRLRWLKQEQQRILNLQQQNITKKLRGQTQTQGQSSPVVPVHLPGTGRFIPPQECKLKFPFKSNPAHRLSWGPASAALQALGLEEGGGGGEQKEEGGGMEGKASPSPPPALLPLPFQVPPPRMRTPSPNRGWQQRNQGNQGNQGGFFYHHQSNNQNQQRRYRRNSLDSSTRSNYSNEHHGGGGHQGRPRQRRGVSPGPGGERGGGRVGGGGGGGGGYQPQHHQHHQYHHHPYYNPHNAPFQPGPHPNYHSLPRSGAPPPLPDMLIAPGPPQAGWGFTTPPRMRRQFSAPDLKNSNKDTPN
- the kif1c gene encoding kinesin-like protein KIF1C isoform X1, producing the protein MAGASVKVAVRVRPFNSRETGRNAKCVIQMQGNTTCISNPKQPKDAAKNFTFDYSYWSHTTADDPSFACQRQVYKDIGEEMLLHAFEGYNVCIFAYGQTGAGKSYTMMGKQEPGQEGIIPQLCEDLFQRTGENMDPDLTYSVEVSYMEIYCERVRDLLNPKSQGTLRVREHPILGPYVEDLSKLAVTGFSDIRDLMDAGNKARTVAATNMNETSSRSHAVFTIVFTQKRRDQMTSLDTEKVSKISLVDLAGSERADSSGAKGTRLKEGANINKSLTTLGKVISALAEMQSNKKRKSDFIPYRDSVLTWLLKENLGGNSRTAMIAALSPADINYEETLSTLRYADRAKQIRCNAVINEDPNAKLIRELKAEVERLRNLLFSQGLQELLDNALNNNNNGPATAATAIAPGVSTTPMQLTANGVAPGNGSAPPGVFTGAKPNPTGDAPANSDQLMEDGEDGEEATETISKEEAAERLMETEKIIAELNETWEEKLRKTESIRLERESLLAEMGVSIKEDGGTLGVFSPKGTPHLVNLNEDPLMSECLLYYIKEGFTRVGQQDVDIKLSGDFIKEIHCVFVSETNEQGEVVVTLEPLIGAETYVNGKQITEAVILKQGNRIVMGKNHVFRFNHPEQARLERERSATAEQQSEPEDWNYAQRELLEKQGIDIKLEMEKRLQDMEIQYRKEKEEADLLLEQHRLYADSDSGDDSDKRSCEESWRLISSLREKLPANKVQSIVKRCGLPSSGKRREPLRVYQIPQRRRISKDPKRVTMEDLRMQAVKEICYEVALGDFRHSRQEIEALSIVKMKELCRMYAKKDANEKESWRAVSQDVCDTVGIGEERSPPAEEGGGGGGGGGGEGGGGGGGGEKGEGQKKNVYDLKAHIDKLTDILEEVKLQNNMKDEEIKALRDRMIKMESIIPVQDDMNGEEEGSPQRDGGGDGENPQQLEVRVKRLMDEDPAFRRGRLRWLKQEQQRILNLQQQNITKKLRGQTQTQGQSSPVVPVHLPGTGRFIPPQECKLKFPFKSNPAHRLSWGPASAALQALGLEEGGGGGEQKEEGGGMEGKASPSPPPALLPLPFQVPPPRMRTPSPNRGWQQRNQGNQGNQGGFFYHHQSNNQNQQRRYRRNSLDSSTRSNYSNEHHGGGGHQGRPRQRRGVSPGPGGERGGGRVGGGGGGGGGYQPQHHQHHQYHHHPYYNPHNAPFQPGPHPNYHSLPRSGAPPPLPDMLIAPGPPQAGWGFTTPPRMRRQFSAPDLKNSNKDTPN